Proteins encoded by one window of Dendropsophus ebraccatus isolate aDenEbr1 chromosome 4, aDenEbr1.pat, whole genome shotgun sequence:
- the EXTL2 gene encoding exostosin-like 2 produces MRFLRKALRIKMLRVSCAFLVFLLFLLGTLAALLPSAHEDVILGVRRVLSRSTPSPQDSFTLIMQTYNRTDLLLKMLNHYQAMPQLHRVIVVWNNVGQDPPQELWESLGPHPVPVLFKKQTVNLMRNRLQNFPEIETKAVLMMDDDTLVSAHDISFAFSVWQLFPSQIVGFVPRKHVTSPSGILSYGSFELQVSVPGRGDKYSMILVGAAFFHTDYLRLFQGLPRPIHDMIDQMQNCDDIAMNFLVANYTGMTAGVLVKPIDMRNLEKDAGSGYTGMWHRAEHLLQRSYCLNKLTAIYGKMPLVYSSIMISQFGFPNYANHKSKT; encoded by the exons ATGAG ATTTTTGAGAAAAGCTTTGAGGATCAAGATGCTCCGTGTCTCCTGCGCCTTCCTcgttttcctcctcttcctccttggcaccctCGCTGCCCTGCTTCCCTCCGCACATGAAGATGTAATACTGGGCGTCCGGCGGGTACTCTCCCGCTCCACCCCATCTCCCCAGGACTCTTTTACACTGATAATGCAGACCTATAACAGGACTGACCTGCTGCTTAAGATGCTGAACCATTACCAGGCCATGCCTCAGCTTCACCGTGTGATCGTGGTATGGAATAATGTGGGACAGGACCCTCCCCAGGAATTGTGGGAGAGCTTAGGACCCCATCCTGTGCCCGTCCTCTTCAAGAAACAGACGGTCAACCTCATGAGGAACAGGCTGCAAAACTTTCCAGAGATAGAAACCAAAG CTGTCCTGATGATGGATGACGACACGCTTGTCAGCGCACATGACATCTCCTTCGCCTTCTCCGTCTGGCAG ctTTTCCCCAGTCAGATTGTGGGGTTTGTCCCCCGGAAACATGTAACGTCCCCGTCAGGAATACTCAGCTATGGCAGCTTTGAGCTTCAGGTGTCGGTCCCCGGGCGCGGTGACAAGTACTCGATGATACTGGTCGGGGCGGCGTTCTTCCATACGGATTATCTGAGACTTTTCCAGGGGTTGCCTCGTCCTATCCATGACATGATCGACCAGATGCAGAACTGTGACGATATCGCCATGAACTTCTTGGTGGCAAATTACACAGGGATGACTGCCGGGGTGCTGGTGAAGCCCATAGACATGAGGAACCTAGAGAAGGACGCTGGAAGCGGGTACACGGGGATGTGGCACCGGGCCGAACACCTGCTGCAGAGATCCTACTGTCTGAACAAGCTGACCGCCATTTATGGGAAGATGCCGCTCGTATATTCCAGTATAATGATCTCACAGTTTGGTTTTCCGAATTACGCCAACCACAAATCTAAGACGTAG